The DNA segment GCGCGAAGGGGGTTAGGGGGAGGTAGGCACCGCCCCACCGTAGGAGCGAATTCATTCGCGATTAGACCTTGATCGCCCCCCGTGCCCCTCCGCAAGCCAATCGCGGATAAATCCGCTCCTACGATTTGCTCCGTTTTCTCCGCGTTTCTCCGTGGCCTCCGCGTTATTAAACCACGCTCCCTACCCCCTAAGCCCATAACATTGCCCCTTCGTGTCCTTCTGCCTTTCTTCGTGTCCTTCGTGTCCGATTTTTCCTGGTTGGCATAGATCCCCAGTGTTGAGCACGAGAATCAGGCTCCGAAAACGGCGTGAAACTTGCGATATAGGCGCCCAAACCGTAATATTCCCGCCTTTCGGGCCCTCTGGCCGTCTTTCCGGCGGCAGCGTCCCGGCAGCCCGCCCGGCCAAGACGCCAGGCCGGTGATGACCGGTGCTTTCCCGACAGCCCAATCAATTCCTTTCAACATTCAAGACAGCGGGAGCTTCGCGCATGCGATCCCATTATTGCGGCAAGGTGGATGAATCCCTTCTGGACCAGGAAGTCACGGTATGCGGCTGGGTACATCGCCGGCGCGACCATGGTGGCGTGATCTTTGTCGACCTGCGCGACCGGGAAGGTCTGCTGCAGGTGGTGTTCGATCCGGACCGGGAAGATGTCTTTGCCACCGCCGAGCGCCTGCGAAGCGAATATGTCATCCAGGTGAAAGGCCGGGTCCGCCGTCGCCCCGAAGGCACCACCAATGACAAGCTCCCCACCGGCCAGGTGGAAGTGCTGGGCCTGGAACTCACGGTCCTCAACAAGGCCGAGACCCCGCCCTTCCACCAGGACGAGGAAGTGGGCGAGGACATGCGCCTCAAGTACCGCTATGTGGACCTGCGCCGGGCGTCGATGCAGAAGAACCTGCGCCTGCGCGCCCGGGTCACCTCCGCCCTGCGCCGTCATCTGGACGATCTCAACTTTCTGGACGTGGAAACCCCCATGCTCACCCGGGCCACGCCGGAAGGCGCCCGGGACTATGTGGTGCCCAGCCGCACCCATCCGGGCGAATTCTTTGCGCTGCCCCAGTCCCCGCAGCTGTTCAAGCAGCTGCTGATGATGTCCGGGGTGGACCGCTACTACCAGATCGTGCGCTGCTTCCGGGATGAAGACCTGCGCGCCGACCGCCAGCCGGAATTCACCCAGCTGGACATGGAGACCTCCTTCATGTCCGAGGAAGAGATCATGGGTCTGGTGGAGACCATGCTGCGGGGTGTCTTCAAGGATGTGATGGGCATCGAGCTGGAAGAACCCTTCCCGCGCATGACCTATGCCGAAGCCATGCGCCGCTTCGCCTCCGACAAGCCCGATCTGCGGATTCCCCTGGAGCTGGTGGACGTGGCCGATCTGGTGGCGGATGCCGAATTCAAGGTCTTCTCCGGCCCGGCCAAGGCCGACAATGGCCGGGTGGCCGCCCTGCGCCTGCCCAAGGGCGGCGAGCTGACCCGCAAGGAAATCGACGGTTACACCGAGTTCGTGGGCCGCTATGGGGCCAAGGGCCTGGCCTATATCAAGGTCAACGATCCCACCCAGGGCCGGGAAGGCCTGCAGTCACCCATCCTGAAATTCCTCTCCGATGAGGCCGTAGCCGGTATCCTGGAACGGACCGGGGCCGAAGCCGGGGACCTGGTCTTCTTCGGCGCGGACAAGGCCACCGTGGTCAACGACGCCCTGGGTGCCCTGCGGGTCAAGCTGGGCCATGATCGCGGCCTGGTGGAAGCCGGCTGGCGCCCGCTGTGGGTGGTGGACTTCCCCATGTTCGAGTTCGACGAGAAGGACAACCGCTGGTACTCCCTGCACCACCCCTTC comes from the Natronospira proteinivora genome and includes:
- the aspS gene encoding aspartate--tRNA ligase; its protein translation is MRSHYCGKVDESLLDQEVTVCGWVHRRRDHGGVIFVDLRDREGLLQVVFDPDREDVFATAERLRSEYVIQVKGRVRRRPEGTTNDKLPTGQVEVLGLELTVLNKAETPPFHQDEEVGEDMRLKYRYVDLRRASMQKNLRLRARVTSALRRHLDDLNFLDVETPMLTRATPEGARDYVVPSRTHPGEFFALPQSPQLFKQLLMMSGVDRYYQIVRCFRDEDLRADRQPEFTQLDMETSFMSEEEIMGLVETMLRGVFKDVMGIELEEPFPRMTYAEAMRRFASDKPDLRIPLELVDVADLVADAEFKVFSGPAKADNGRVAALRLPKGGELTRKEIDGYTEFVGRYGAKGLAYIKVNDPTQGREGLQSPILKFLSDEAVAGILERTGAEAGDLVFFGADKATVVNDALGALRVKLGHDRGLVEAGWRPLWVVDFPMFEFDEKDNRWYSLHHPFTAPRVDSAQALKDTPPGELISRAYDMVLNGSEIGGGSIRIHDTEMQSAVFDYLGISQEEAQEKFGFLLDALKYGCPPHGGIAFGLDRMVMLMAGADSIREVIAFPKTQTASCPLTNAPGRIDNAQLRELGIRLRKTAQPEGDSNKAE